The Sporosarcina ureae genomic sequence CAGTAATTTGCCGCCTGCTTGCTGGATAATTTTCTCCAAGTTTGCTGCAGATGTGTCTCGGTCCACTACTAAGGCAATATCACGAGAGATGGAAGGGTAGCGCGGAACAGCTTCATACAAAAGCTCTTCCGTTGCAGTTTGCATAATAGCCTGCAAGTTCATTTCCATGACATATGTGTCCTGTAAGTCACGCTGTTTTTGAATGGTTGGGTGTACTTGACCGATGATCCCCACTGACTGATCGTCCAACCATACTGTCGCTGTACGACCTGGGTGCATTTGATCTACTGTCGCTTTTGTGAATTGTAGTCGTTCTAGCAAACCTAACTGCTCAAACAATCCCTCCACAATTCCCTTCATGACGAAGAAGTCGACTTTTTTCGTTTCACCTTGCCATGCATGATGAACCCATTTGCCAGTCAATACGGCTGCAACGTGTTCGACTTCTTTCGGCAAACCATCTTCTTCTAAACCAAGGAAAACAGATCCTGTTTCATAAAGTGCAATCGATTCATTTCGACGAGCCACGTTATACGTTGTCGCATCGAGAAGGTGTGGAATGATGCTTTGACGTAGAACGCTGCGCTCTTCACTCATCGGCATAAGCAATTTCGTTACAGGAGCTGTCTCTAGCGCGAAAGCTTGCGCATCTTTCGGTGAAGCCAATGAATACGTCAAAGCTTGCGATAGACCTGCCGCTTCAAGGTATCTGCGGACAATACGACGCTTCGCCTGATAAGGAGTCAAACCGCCTGGTGTACTTTCTACGATGGGTAATGTTTTTGGAATTTCGTCGTAACCATAGAGACGCGCGATTTCTTCAATCATGTCTTCTTTGATTTTCAAATCTTGACGTCGTGTCGGAATATCCATTACGAGTTGCCCATTGATTAATTCTGTCGGGATTTGTAAACGATCCATAATCGTTTTCATTTCATCCATAGCTATCTTCATACCTAGACGATTATTTACATAGTCCGGTGAAAGAATAATTTTCTCGGATGTTTTGTCGAGTTCGTCGAACGTAACAGATCCTTCAAGAACTTCTCCACCTGCAAGGTCAGCCATCAATTGTGCCGCTCGCTCTGCTGCTTCTGCTACACGATTCGGATCCACACCTTTTTCAAAGCGTGTGCTTGCATCACTGCGTAAGCCGACTTCTTTAGAAGTTTGACGAACAGAACTTGGTGCAAAATACGCGGACTCGATGACAACTGTTGTCGTACCTTCATACACTTCTGAATTAGCGCCGCCCATTACACCCGCAAGTGCAACTGGTTCTTTGCCATTCGTTATGACTAGTTGCTGATCATTCAATGTGCGCTCTACTTGGTCAAGTGTTACGATTTTTTCGCCTTCATGAGCATGACGCACGACAATCTCTTTTGTTTCAAGACGATCATAGTCAAATGCGTGAAGAGGCTGACCATATTCCATCAATACGTAGTTCGTGATATCCACTACGTTATTATGCGGTCGGATACCCGCAGACATCAACGTGTTTTGCAACCACTGAGGTGATTCTGCAACTTTGACGTTCTTCACTACTTTTGCCACATACATGGGATTGTCTTCTGCTGCTTCTACAGAAATTTTCAAAACGTCTTGAGCTTTCTCAGCAGATTCTGAATACGTAATTTCTGGCAATTTAATATCTTTCGATAAAATCGCCCCTACTTCGTACGCAAAGCCAAGCATACTTAATGCATCAGAACGATTTGGCGTTAAATCCAATTCCAAAATACGATCGTACAATCCAAGATGCGTCAATGCGCTATCTCCAGCACGGACATCATTCGGTAACACATAGATTCCTTCTGCGTACGCTTTAGGAACCAACTTTCCTTCTATACCGAGTTCTTGTAGTGAACAGATCATACCGTTAGACTCTTCACCACGAAGTTTCGCTTTCTTGATTTTCATTCCACCAGGCAAGACAGCTCCTGGTCGTGCGACAATAACATTTTGTCCTTCTGCGATATTTGAAGCTCCACAAATAATTTGTGAAATCTCTCCACCTACATCGACTTGACAAATATGTAATTTATCCGCCTCAGGATGCTTTACACAACTACTCACGTGTCCAATGACAATATGATCCATACCGAAAGAGCGATCGATGATGCCGTCTACTTCTATTCCAGAACGAGTGATTTTTTCTGCCAGTTCTTCTATGGACAGTTCGTTCCAATCTACGTAATTACTTAACCAATTTGTTGATACTAACATCCATATTCCTCCTTATGCCTCTGACCGGTAAAATTGTGATATAAACCGAATGTCATTTGTATAGAATTGACGAATATCTTCCACTCCGTATTTTAACATCGCAATTCTTTCCGCTCCCATACCGAATGCAAATCCTGTAACTTCTTCTGGGTTATAGCCGGCCATTTCTAAAACGTTTGGATGAACCATACCCGCTCCTAAAATTTCGATCCAGCCTGTTTTCTTACAAACGTTACAACCTGTTCCGCCACACTTAAAACAAGAAATATCCATTTCAACTGAAGGCTCAGTGAATGGGAAGAAGCTTGGACGCAAACGGATTTCACGCTCAGCACCGAATAATTTCTTTGCCAATAAATCCAGTGTGCCTTTCAAGTCACTCATGCGGATGTTTTCGCCCACAACAAGTCCTTCAATCTGTGTGAATTGATGAGAGTGCGTCGCATCATCTGAATCTCGGCGGCATACTTTACCCGGACAAATGATTTTGATTTCAGCCCCATCTTTCGCTTCCATCGTACGCGCTTGGACAGGAGAAGTGTGTGTGCGCAATAAAATGTCTTCTGTAATATAGAAGGAATCTTGCATATCACGTGCCGGATGACCTTTTGGCAAGTTCAACGCTTCAAAGTTGTAATAATCCTTTTCTACTTCGGGACCTTCTGCGATCTCGTAGCCCATACTAATGAAAAAGTCTTCAATTTCCTCTACTACTCGTGTTATCGGATGATGATTGCCAAGTTCTATTGGACGGCCTGGCAATGTCACATCAATCGATTCATTTTCCAATTGTTCTTGGATCGCTTGCTGTTCAAGTGTTTCTTTTCGTTCTTCAAGAATTCCCGTTACACTTTCACGGATTTCGTTGACGAGCGCCCCCATCTTGGGACGTTCTTCAGCAGGTAGTTTACCCATTCCTTTTAACAGATCGGTAATCGGACCTTTTTTTCCGAGGTACGCTACGCGCACATCGTTCAATTCTTTGACAGTAGTAGATTCTTTAATTTTCAGCATTACCTGTTCTTTCAGTTCATGCAACTGTTCTTTCATGTGTACTTGCTCCTCTCTCTATTTCCGTGGGGGGATTTAACGAAACTTTCCGGAAAACAAAAAACTCGCCCCTATAAAAGGGACGAGGTCGATTTCGCGGTACCACCCTGATTAGTTTGCATCAAAAAACAACGATGCAAAATCACTTGAATTGGAATAACGGTCCTATGCCGGCACGCCTTTACATGTTTGGTCCAAGCGCGCAGCTCGCGGGGTGAACTTCAATGGAGCATCGTTTTCCACACTTTCAGTCAAGGTGTGGAATCCCTGGTAAACGTGTCTCACCATTTACTTTTCCCGGTCATTGCTATTTTCTTTGATTCGCCTTCTAGTATACCGTAAATCGATTACGCCTTCAATAGAGATGTCATTGCTGACGAAGTGTATACAACAAAACTCCTGTAGCAACTGCCACATTCAGTGATTCAGCCTGACCGTACAACGGAATTTTCACTACCTGATCGGCCTGGGATAGTAATTCGCTATCGACACCGCTGCCTTCATTTCCTACAAGTAAGGCAAATGAAGTGTGTGCTTGCAATTCATTAAGGGTAACAGCTTGCTGCAAACCGGTGCCAATGATCGGTACTTGTTGGTTTTTCAAACGATCTATCCAAACGGACAACTCTTCACGTACTACAGGAATATGGAAATGAGAACCTTGCGCGGAGCGAACCGTTTTCGGATTGAATGGATCTGCACATCCTTTACCTAAGATTACCGCATCCAGACCTGTTGCGTCTGCAGTACGAATCATCGTACCCATATTTCCTGGATCCTGTACAGCATCAATTAACAACACTCGCTTCCACTGATACTGATCTGTTTCTGCGTAGTGGGGTTGTCGACAAT encodes the following:
- the pheT gene encoding phenylalanine--tRNA ligase subunit beta — translated: MLVSTNWLSNYVDWNELSIEELAEKITRSGIEVDGIIDRSFGMDHIVIGHVSSCVKHPEADKLHICQVDVGGEISQIICGASNIAEGQNVIVARPGAVLPGGMKIKKAKLRGEESNGMICSLQELGIEGKLVPKAYAEGIYVLPNDVRAGDSALTHLGLYDRILELDLTPNRSDALSMLGFAYEVGAILSKDIKLPEITYSESAEKAQDVLKISVEAAEDNPMYVAKVVKNVKVAESPQWLQNTLMSAGIRPHNNVVDITNYVLMEYGQPLHAFDYDRLETKEIVVRHAHEGEKIVTLDQVERTLNDQQLVITNGKEPVALAGVMGGANSEVYEGTTTVVIESAYFAPSSVRQTSKEVGLRSDASTRFEKGVDPNRVAEAAERAAQLMADLAGGEVLEGSVTFDELDKTSEKIILSPDYVNNRLGMKIAMDEMKTIMDRLQIPTELINGQLVMDIPTRRQDLKIKEDMIEEIARLYGYDEIPKTLPIVESTPGGLTPYQAKRRIVRRYLEAAGLSQALTYSLASPKDAQAFALETAPVTKLLMPMSEERSVLRQSIIPHLLDATTYNVARRNESIALYETGSVFLGLEEDGLPKEVEHVAAVLTGKWVHHAWQGETKKVDFFVMKGIVEGLFEQLGLLERLQFTKATVDQMHPGRTATVWLDDQSVGIIGQVHPTIQKQRDLQDTYVMEMNLQAIMQTATEELLYEAVPRYPSISRDIALVVDRDTSAANLEKIIQQAGGKLLKKIQLFDLYEGKNVEEGTKSVAFSLTYFDPERTLTDEDVVQAHSKVLDALTVQANAQLRS
- the pheS gene encoding phenylalanine--tRNA ligase subunit alpha, whose amino-acid sequence is MKEQLHELKEQVMLKIKESTTVKELNDVRVAYLGKKGPITDLLKGMGKLPAEERPKMGALVNEIRESVTGILEERKETLEQQAIQEQLENESIDVTLPGRPIELGNHHPITRVVEEIEDFFISMGYEIAEGPEVEKDYYNFEALNLPKGHPARDMQDSFYITEDILLRTHTSPVQARTMEAKDGAEIKIICPGKVCRRDSDDATHSHQFTQIEGLVVGENIRMSDLKGTLDLLAKKLFGAEREIRLRPSFFPFTEPSVEMDISCFKCGGTGCNVCKKTGWIEILGAGMVHPNVLEMAGYNPEEVTGFAFGMGAERIAMLKYGVEDIRQFYTNDIRFISQFYRSEA
- a CDS encoding TrmH family RNA methyltransferase produces the protein MFSLLNKRIESTQNSLVKHWKKLVTTRKERDQTKEFLVEGFHLVEEAIKQPDLVIQLLVREDIEIPAHWTAPIIELTAAVAKEISETEQTQGVFAYCRQPHYAETDQYQWKRVLLIDAVQDPGNMGTMIRTADATGLDAVILGKGCADPFNPKTVRSAQGSHFHIPVVREELSVWIDRLKNQQVPIIGTGLQQAVTLNELQAHTSFALLVGNEGSGVDSELLSQADQVVKIPLYGQAESLNVAVATGVLLYTLRQQ